The genome window CTCGCCCTCGCCCTGGATGGGCCATGTCTTCCTTGCCCGCTGGATCATGCGGGTGTTTCGGCCGCGCGTTTTCGTGGAGCTGGGCACGCACCAGGGTTTTTCCTACTTCACCTGCTGCGAGGCCGTGCGCGAAAATTCGCTGCCCACCCGCTGCCACGCCATCGACCACTGGGAGGGCGATTCCCATTCCGGCAAATACGGTTCAGACATCTTCGAGTCCGTGTCCTCGTTTAACCGCCGCTATGAATCCTTTTCCACCCTGCACCGCATGTCCTTTGACGACGCGCTTAAGCATTTCGAGGACAGGAGCGTGGATCTGCTGCACATCGACGGGTTGCATACATACGATGCGGTGCGGCATGATTTCAAGACCTGGCTGCCCAAGCTCTCTGACCGGGCCGTGGTGCTCTTTCACGACACCATCGAGTCTGGCGGCGATTTCGGGGTTTGGAAGTTCTGGGAGGAGATACGCACCGGCTATCCGCACATGAATTTCCATCAGTCCCACGGGCTGGGCGTGCTCGGGGTGGGGGTGGGCTTTCCCGAATCCGTCAATCACCTTTTTCGCGCCTCGGAAGAACCCGAGTCCTGCAACAACATGCGCCTGTATTTCATCGACTTGAGCCGCCGTTTCATGGAAGCG of Salidesulfovibrio onnuriiensis contains these proteins:
- a CDS encoding class I SAM-dependent methyltransferase; protein product: MGGEQKVKIPWQVMRDLDITQQDLGLPAVLPSPSPWMGHVFLARWIMRVFRPRVFVELGTHQGFSYFTCCEAVRENSLPTRCHAIDHWEGDSHSGKYGSDIFESVSSFNRRYESFSTLHRMSFDDALKHFEDRSVDLLHIDGLHTYDAVRHDFKTWLPKLSDRAVVLFHDTIESGGDFGVWKFWEEIRTGYPHMNFHQSHGLGVLGVGVGFPESVNHLFRASEEPESCNNMRLYFIDLSRRFMEAAYGTNLSA